A region of the Synergistaceae bacterium genome:
CTACTCCGTATCTCCTTCCACATTGCTGCTTCCGGAAACCGTCGTTCAACTTGCATGTGTTAAGCACGCCGCCAGCGTTCGTCCTGAGCCAGGATCAAACTCTCAGCTCATTCTTTTCATCAACAACTTGAAGTCCATTAACTTAAAGTCTATCAACAAGTCTATTAACCAAGTCTATTAACTTAAAGTCCATCAACTTCGAGCTATTTCAAAAATCATTTCTTTGCTTGACCTATGCACTGTATTCTATTATCAAGTTTCATGGGGAGAAAAACTTAAAGCTCCCTGTTGCCTATGTCGACAACGCAAGGTAATATATCATGGGGTTTTTGAAAAAGCAAGCCCCTCTTCAAAAGAAATTTTGGAAGAAATTTAAAATGTACAACATCCACATAGGAGTTTTCAGGAGGCTTTGATCTTGCAAAATACACGAAAGCGACCGCGTAAAAAACGGCATAAAAGTTTTATTCTGAGGTTTTTCGTTTTTCTTTTGGCTCTTTTGCTGTTATTCTTACTACTTTCGGTTGGACTGACCAGCGCGGGCGTGGCCTATTATGTGGTGACAATTTCGAAGGAGCTGCCAACGAAGGACGACATTCTGACCCACAAGAACAGCGAGCCCAGCTTGGTGTACGACCGTAACGGGAAAGTTATCGCTCGCCTTTTTATTGAAAATCGCACGTCTTTGCAGCTCAATCAGGTATCGCCGTGGATGATTCGCGCCATTCTGGCGGCGGAGGACTCCGCGTTTTACCAACATCGAGGTTTTCGTGTAACCTCCATCTTGCGGGCCTTGTGGATGGACCTCGTCAAGCGCGACGCCCTGCAAGGCGCCAGCACGATTACCCAACAACTCGCTCGTAACCTCTTCCTCACTCAAGAAAAGAGCATCGCCCGCAAGGTCAAGGAGATCATCCTCTCCTTGCGTATGGAACAATTGCTCACCAAGAACGAGATCCTGATGGAGTACCTGAACACGATCAACTTCGGGCGTGGTGCCTGGGGAGTAGAGACGGCGGCCCATACTTATTTCGGCTGTTCCGCGGCCGAACTGGATGTGGCTCAGTCTGCCGTCCTGGCGGGGCTTGTCGCCGCGCCGGGACGGTACAACCCCCTAAGTAACCTTTCCCGCGCGAAAGACCGGCAAAATTACGTCTTGCGCCGAATGGAAACCCTAGGCTGGATCGACTCCAATCAAAGAAAACGCGCTTACAACGAAGAACTTGCCTTCAAACATATACCCAACAAAATCGAGGAGTACAACTACGCACCTTATTTCGTGTCTCATATTCTTTTCAATGAGCTTTTGCCTCGGTACGGTACGGACCGTGTGTATACCGGTGGCCTTCAAATCAAAACAACCCTGGACCTAGACCTCCAAGAATCGGCGCAAGAAGCCATCCGTACCCTGAAAAGTCAAGGTGCTCTGGTCTGCCTCGCCGCCGAAACGGGCGAGGTGCTGGCTCTGGTGGGAGGCAAGGATTTCCAAGAAAGTAAATTCAACCGGGCCACCCAGGCCTTTCGGCAACCAGGCTCCAGCTTCAAGCCCGTTGTTTACGCCACCGCTCTGGAAAACGATATTCTGCCCACGGACCACTTTCTGGACGAGTCGCTCGTTTTCGAAGACAATGGACGAAAATGGTCACCGAAAAATTCCGACGGGAAATATCATGGAGAAGTCACGGTACAAAAAGCGCTGGCCAGTTCCTACAACACCGTAGCCGTCAGGACCGCCGCCTATATCGGGACGCAATCTATCGTCGACATGGCGCGCAACATGGGCATCACCTCGGAGTACTTGACGAGCGACCTTTCCGTCGCTTTAGGGTCCGCTAGCGTAACACCTCTGGAAATGGCCGTGGTCTTCAACTGTTTTTCCAATGGGGGAAAACGCACACCGCCCCTCATGATCCGAGAAATCACCGCGCCGGACGGAACGGTTCTGGAGTCTCATGATCCACAGTCCATACAGGCGATTAATCCTGAGACGGCTTACGTCCTGCGTTCTATGCTATTCGACGTCATCCGCGGCGGGACGGGTTCTCGCGCGAGTCTTACCAAAGCCGAAGCATTCGGCAAGACAGGAACGTCCAACGATTTCATCGACGCGTGGTTCATCGGAGGATCTCCGGGTTTAACCACCGCCATCTACGCGGGCAATGATAATCACAAGAGCCTTGGACGGAACCAAACGGGGGGCGTCGTCGCTGCGCCAGCCTGGAAGATCTTCATGGATTTCGCCGTGGAACACTTGGGAACGCCTGAAAAATTCGAGCCTGCTCCGGCGTGGGTCGAGGTTGACCAAATCTCTATTTGCCGCACGACGGGCTTTAAAGCCAGGTCGGGGTGCCCTGTCGTGAAGCTGTACATGCCCACGGGACGGGGACCGTCCGCCGAATGTCCCCTGCACGGTGGAAATTACGACGCCGCTGTGATAGACCCCAACGCGCCTCGCCTCTTCTTAATCGACCAAGACGAAGTCCCTGAAGACAAGGATGTTCCCGATACCTTAACTCCGCAAGCTCCCGTGGATTCCACGCCTCAGTATATTCCCCAGGAGCCCGCTCCTTATCACCATGACCCCAGTCCGGCCGAAGAGCTCGAGGAGAGGTACCAGGAACTTCTGAAGCAGTATGGAATAGAGTGAGGGAAAATAGTGAGAAAAAATAGTGAAGAGAAGTCCGGAGCTTATTAGGTTATAATAAGAAATCATGGGTTCCGATGAGAGCGGGTTGACCATTTTGTTCACGTAGACGCCGTTTTGAGGGGAGGTCTTCCGTGTTTTACAAAGTCACCAAAGTCACCAAAGCCATTAAAAAAGCCATTCTGGTGGTTGCCGTTTTGCAAGTATCTTCCGCGTGGGCATACGAGGTTGCGGGTTCTCGCGACCACCCTCTTTTTCGTAGGTCGCCGGGATACCATATTGTGGAATACGGCGGTGGAGAGCGCGCCTTGACGATTCCCACGGGAAAGGGTTCTATTTTTCTCGCGGGCCGATGGACCGAAATTGTTTATCACACGGACGCTAAGCCTTTTTCCTCCGATGAATTGGGACACCGTTTTCTTCGTTCTTTGCAAAATGCGGGAGGCGAAGTTGTGTTTCGCGAAAATCCTGGACTTGGTGGGAGTCTTGTGGTGGGGAAGCTGGCTCGCTCAGGCCGTGACGTTTGGGTGACACAGGAGGTTACGGCCTTGCGGGAATACCGGTTGTCCTTTCTCGAAGCTCCGAAACATCAACCCGGAGTATCTCCTCTTTCTGTTCCTGACAATGAAAAGGAAGCCCAGGTATTGGACCTTCTGCGAATCGTGGAGCGCGTCGGCAGCTTGGAATTCGCCGCGCATTTCGCTCCGGGGTCGAGTAAGTTATTGACGAGCTATCAAGAGAATTTCAGTAAAGTCGCAATGTTGATGGAAAAAGATCCTTCCTTAAAATTCCGTATTTCCACCTACACCGATTCTGATTTAAAACCAGCCGACCAGAGAACCTTGTTACGCGACCGAGGGAAGGTTTTGTTTGACGCTTTGACGGCCTTAGGCTCGGACGGAAACCGTTTAGAGGTGGACCTTTCGGTTGCTGACGCGTCGGGCCCCACCGCTCCGCGGGACGTTGTACGGTTGACCTCCGTTGATTCGCTGGATCCCCCGCTTGGAGCACGATGACGCACATTTCAGGTAAAACTTTTCAGGAGGAACACATCTGGCAGAAGTTTTTGACCCTCACCCGCGAAGGCGTCATCGATTTCGATTTTGAAACGCGGCAAATTCGCTGTTCCCCACAGTTGATTCGGAACCTCAAATTGACGCCTGAAACTCTGCCCCGTACCCTTGAACAATGGTCCGAACTCTACCATATCGAGGACTACGCGAAAAGCCAGGAGCTTCGCTACCTCCTCTTTGAGAGCGAAGAAGAGGCTTTTTCCCTGGAGCGGAGGCTTTATTGTGGCGACGGACACTACCGTCGGTTGCGGATGGACGCCGTGTGCTTCCGGGATCCAATGGGAAAAATTCAACGCCTGATTGGCGTGGAGACGGTCCTTCCTCAGGACGCTAACGACCAAAGAGAAGAAATGCTCATGCGTCTGACGGAAATGGAGAGACGCCTCGCGCTTTCGCGAGAGGAAAACGCGCGAGCGGCTTTCGTGATGGGCATGGCGAACGCGATCCCCGATCTTTTGTTTTTCTACGAACTCAACGGTGACTTGACGTTCCACAACGCGGCTTTTGCAAACGTCCTGTCCCGCAACCCCGACCTGACGGAGTGGGCGATTCGGGTCGCCAAGAAAAGCGCGGGTTCTCAGTCGGAGGAACAACGCTCCTACGAAGACGCTTATGGAAGGCTTCGAGACCTGCGAACGCTCCTCGTTCCCTTTTCTCAAGGCGCAACTAAGGGGGTCATCGGAATTTCCTCCGACGTGACCGAACTTGAAGAGATGGAAGCGGATATGACCCGTCTCAAGCGCCTATTGGGGAAAATCTCGCTTTCCGAAAAAAAGACGAACCCTGAAACTGAAACCGAAATTGAAATTAAAACTGAAACTGAAGTCGAAATTGAAGTCGAAACGGACAAGGAGAAGCCTTCTTCTTCCGATTTCTCTAGTTCTTCTTCCGCTTTTTCTTCCAGAGAGGGCGTTGATCTGAACTCGAACTACGGAAAAGAGGTCGGGAAACGACTGGAAGACGCCCTAAACGCACTGTCGGATCCGAGGATCGAAAAACTTTTTCCAGCTCGGCGAGAACAGATCGAGACCCTGCTTCGCGCCGCGGAAAGAGCGGAGCTGGAGGTGGGGGTCATCGGCATCACCAGCAGCGGAAAATCCACCTTCATCAACGCCATGATGGGTGAGCAGCTTTTGCCCGAGGAAACTCAGGCGACCACTAACCTAGTGATCCGCTGTCGCAAAGGAGAAGAGCGGAGCGTAACCGTCGTTTTGCAGAACGGCGAGCGCAAGCGCGTCCTGGGACTACAGCTCACCGCCGGGTGGATGGAAGGCTTGGCCTCCGAGCGTTTGAACCCCGCCAACAAAAAAGCTGTCGCTTTTCTGGAGTGGACGAGCCCCGCCGCCGCGGTCCCAGAAGGCTTGGTCCTCGTTGATACACCGGGGCTGGACGCTTGTGATTTCCCGGAGCACTCCGAGATGTTGTTGCGCCAATTGTTGCTCACGCTGGATGTAGTGATTTACGTGACCTCCATAAGAAATCCGCTCAAGGCGGCCGATTTGGAATCTTTGGAGGCTGTCCTGGAGCAGGACCAAAAGGTCATTTTCCTACTATCCCAAATCGACATGGAGCGAGACGACACAGAGGCCGGGAAGGTGGTTTTCTCGCGAGAGCGGAAACTCTCCGCTTACGTTCAAGAACTTCGCCGGGACATCGAAAAAAATTTCCCCAAAGAGTGTCCTCTCGGAAACTCCACCATTATCCCTGTTTCCTCGAAGTTGGCGATGAGGCATTTTTATGACCGAGAATCCGCCGCGTGGCAAGCCTCGAACTTCGGCTTTTCAATCAAACAGTTAGAGACGTTTCAGGTCAATTTAAACCGTTGCAGGATCGAGGCCCGAGCGAAACGCGCCTTCATGTTGTTGTCGCGAACGGCTCTTGATGTGGAACTGGCGTTGAAAAGCGCTTCCTCAGAGAAAACCGAAGAAAAAGCCGAGTCCGAGGCCCGTGCGCGGCGGGAAAAAGTTCACGCTCTCCGCGATGCTCAACGTTGGGTTAACGCGGAGATTGCCGCCGTGCGCAATGAATGGCGCCGTTCACTCGACCCCCAATATCACATGGATTGCCTGAAGAAGGCGATAGAAAGCGCCAATACTCTTAAGGGAATCCAAAACCGGTACGAGCGCTGGGGAAAGGAGTGGGAGGAGTTGAGCGCCCAAATAACCTTTCGGATGGACAGAGCCCGCCGTTCTTGCCGCGATATTTTGCAAAAACACGACCTCGTGTCTGGGGACTGCTTTCAAAGAGCCTTGGACGACAAAAGCGAACTGCCTTCCTTTTCCCGGTACGTTTTCTACGAGGCGCAGGAAGTGCGAGTCAGAGGCTGGTTCGAGAACCTGGAATTTTGGCCCAGGTATGAGGTTTTTTCCCGGCGGGAGGTGGATAGGAATAAAATGCTGGCGGGCGTGGGGATGTTGCTTTCCGAACGTCTGCGTTTGCTAAACGAACATCTTTCCTGGTGGGAGGCTCGCATGAAAGAGGATTACTGCGACCTTCTTTACGAAGAATTGAGACGTGAGGAAGCCGCTCTGGTCGATGTCGATCATGTCGTCGCGGACGCGTCGGCCTCGCGGGAAGCGTTGTCGCGGGCTCTAGAAAACCTGCGCGACGCCGAGAAAGGAATCGAGGAACTGACGAAATCGGCAATCGATCTGTTGGCGTCCGAACACTCCGAAGATCTCGAAACCAGCGATCCCAATGTCGTTTTTACGGGACAGGAAATCTGGAAGTCGGACTGGGAAAAGAGCTCAAAAAATGAACCGGAGGAAAAAGAAGAGAGGGAGCAGGGGATTTTCGCGCCTCTTTTGGCCACGTTTCATGAGCAGAACATCCAATCTCGCTTTCTGGAACTCGACGGCTTGCGCCGAAGTCGCCGGATCGTTCTGCTGGGCCTGAGACGCCATGACTCTCTGGGTTTTTTATCCCGCCTAGCCCATGACCTGGCGATGAGCGACACACTGGGAGCAGAGAACGAGGAAGCGTGGCTTGCCTGCGGTTCAACGCTCCCCGCGCTACCTTATGTCCCGTTGGACGTTCCCGATTCGCTCCTACGTCAACTGGAGGTTCTAGTGGCGCCCAGCGACGGACTCTGTAACCTTGAAGGCTCTTTCCACGTGGATTGGGACGATCTTTTCACGGAGTGGTTGCCCATTGTCCACCTCGACATCGCGCGTATCGATTCGGGTTTGTCCGACTTAGCGAGAGCTCCCTACATGCGCGCCCTCGCTCACGCGGATTCCTGGATCGCGGCGTCCGGGCAAGGCGCCCTCTTCAATGGCCGCCTGTCCGACCTGCTGACGGACGTTCCAGAGCGGATGGATCTATTTACCCGAAGCCGGGAATGCGGGGAGCGAGTCGAGTGGTTCGTCTACGAGAATTACGACGCGCGTTACACGGACTTCATGCTCTGGGGAAGGAACCTCGAACAAGGTTCCGATGAGACATTGCTGCAAAAATGGGCCGCGAGCGGACACGACTTTAAGTTTCCGTTTACGAAGCTTCGGCTACGTTTTGCCCTGGAAGGGGCGAGGCGCAAGAAAAAATCTGTCGCGAATTTTCATATCGAAAACAGGGGTACGGCATGAGGACAAAAATTTAAAATCGGGAAAAAAAGCAAGAAAAAAATTAAGATAAGAAAGGAAGCTCGCCGCGTTGATGAATGTTGGTGTAGCCGACCGCCCGTTGGATCACACAACGGCGCGGGTTGTGTCGGAATTAGCAAGTACGTTACTGCCTCGTTTGGAGGAGGTTCTCGTCTCCGAGCTGAAAAAAGCGGCGGAGACTTTGCCGGACCGAACCAACCGGGGCGTCGAGGAAACAATGATCGCTCTGGACCGGCTGATCAAAGCCAGCGATGAGATTGCCGTCTCTCTGAATACGGCGGAAGAATCCGCGCGAAACGTTTTAAATAGCGTGTTGCCCGCATTTTCGAATATCCGCGACCAATTGGATGCCTTTGCCGCGCGCTCTGCCTCCGCAATCGGGGCTGCCGAGGCTAAGGGCTTCCTCGCTTTGCAGGAGGCTATAGCCAATTGGGAAGGTGTTCTGAAAGCGGACGGACGCGCCCAAACCAGGGAGTTGAGTGAGTTTTCCTCCGAACTTTCGGAGCTGACGAGAGGCATGGAGGCCACCTTGCCCCAAGCAGTCAAAGACGCGGTGGAAAAGGCCATGACCATCCACCGTGGCGAATGGGAAAAGTCCATACTGGAGCAAAAGGAGACGCTGGAAAAAAGATTGGCGAGGATTGAAAAGATCGCGAAAATACTCGCGATAGGATGGGGCGTTACCTTTGCTTGCGTGCTGACTAACCTGGCGCTGTATTTGTGAGCCGTGTTTAAAACATTTTTTTAAAGAGGTGATGAAGGTGATGGAAATTACGCAAGTCGACAACATCGTCACAGTATCGGGATTGCTGCATCACATCAGAAGCGAAAAGAAGAACGACAAGTATTTCCTATTTTCCATCAAACAGGAGACGCCCTGGTACGACGGAACCACCCGCAAAGATTTTTTGGTCTCCAGGGCGTTCATTCCCACGGTGCGAGAGACAGTTAGGAGTCTTCCCGAGGGAACGCCGCTAAAGGTCCAAGGATCTCTTCACTCCTCTCTGGGCAGTGGAGAAATGTATATTTACGCGCAAGAAGTGGAAACGATAGTATAATGGGCGACATGTCCAGATTCGGACTCGTAAGCTTATTCGGACT
Encoded here:
- a CDS encoding PBP1A family penicillin-binding protein — its product is MQNTRKRPRKKRHKSFILRFFVFLLALLLLFLLLSVGLTSAGVAYYVVTISKELPTKDDILTHKNSEPSLVYDRNGKVIARLFIENRTSLQLNQVSPWMIRAILAAEDSAFYQHRGFRVTSILRALWMDLVKRDALQGASTITQQLARNLFLTQEKSIARKVKEIILSLRMEQLLTKNEILMEYLNTINFGRGAWGVETAAHTYFGCSAAELDVAQSAVLAGLVAAPGRYNPLSNLSRAKDRQNYVLRRMETLGWIDSNQRKRAYNEELAFKHIPNKIEEYNYAPYFVSHILFNELLPRYGTDRVYTGGLQIKTTLDLDLQESAQEAIRTLKSQGALVCLAAETGEVLALVGGKDFQESKFNRATQAFRQPGSSFKPVVYATALENDILPTDHFLDESLVFEDNGRKWSPKNSDGKYHGEVTVQKALASSYNTVAVRTAAYIGTQSIVDMARNMGITSEYLTSDLSVALGSASVTPLEMAVVFNCFSNGGKRTPPLMIREITAPDGTVLESHDPQSIQAINPETAYVLRSMLFDVIRGGTGSRASLTKAEAFGKTGTSNDFIDAWFIGGSPGLTTAIYAGNDNHKSLGRNQTGGVVAAPAWKIFMDFAVEHLGTPEKFEPAPAWVEVDQISICRTTGFKARSGCPVVKLYMPTGRGPSAECPLHGGNYDAAVIDPNAPRLFLIDQDEVPEDKDVPDTLTPQAPVDSTPQYIPQEPAPYHHDPSPAEELEERYQELLKQYGIE
- a CDS encoding DNA-binding protein encodes the protein MEITQVDNIVTVSGLLHHIRSEKKNDKYFLFSIKQETPWYDGTTRKDFLVSRAFIPTVRETVRSLPEGTPLKVQGSLHSSLGSGEMYIYAQEVETIV
- a CDS encoding dynamin family protein, with protein sequence MTHISGKTFQEEHIWQKFLTLTREGVIDFDFETRQIRCSPQLIRNLKLTPETLPRTLEQWSELYHIEDYAKSQELRYLLFESEEEAFSLERRLYCGDGHYRRLRMDAVCFRDPMGKIQRLIGVETVLPQDANDQREEMLMRLTEMERRLALSREENARAAFVMGMANAIPDLLFFYELNGDLTFHNAAFANVLSRNPDLTEWAIRVAKKSAGSQSEEQRSYEDAYGRLRDLRTLLVPFSQGATKGVIGISSDVTELEEMEADMTRLKRLLGKISLSEKKTNPETETEIEIKTETEVEIEVETDKEKPSSSDFSSSSSAFSSREGVDLNSNYGKEVGKRLEDALNALSDPRIEKLFPARREQIETLLRAAERAELEVGVIGITSSGKSTFINAMMGEQLLPEETQATTNLVIRCRKGEERSVTVVLQNGERKRVLGLQLTAGWMEGLASERLNPANKKAVAFLEWTSPAAAVPEGLVLVDTPGLDACDFPEHSEMLLRQLLLTLDVVIYVTSIRNPLKAADLESLEAVLEQDQKVIFLLSQIDMERDDTEAGKVVFSRERKLSAYVQELRRDIEKNFPKECPLGNSTIIPVSSKLAMRHFYDRESAAWQASNFGFSIKQLETFQVNLNRCRIEARAKRAFMLLSRTALDVELALKSASSEKTEEKAESEARARREKVHALRDAQRWVNAEIAAVRNEWRRSLDPQYHMDCLKKAIESANTLKGIQNRYERWGKEWEELSAQITFRMDRARRSCRDILQKHDLVSGDCFQRALDDKSELPSFSRYVFYEAQEVRVRGWFENLEFWPRYEVFSRREVDRNKMLAGVGMLLSERLRLLNEHLSWWEARMKEDYCDLLYEELRREEAALVDVDHVVADASASREALSRALENLRDAEKGIEELTKSAIDLLASEHSEDLETSDPNVVFTGQEIWKSDWEKSSKNEPEEKEEREQGIFAPLLATFHEQNIQSRFLELDGLRRSRRIVLLGLRRHDSLGFLSRLAHDLAMSDTLGAENEEAWLACGSTLPALPYVPLDVPDSLLRQLEVLVAPSDGLCNLEGSFHVDWDDLFTEWLPIVHLDIARIDSGLSDLARAPYMRALAHADSWIAASGQGALFNGRLSDLLTDVPERMDLFTRSRECGERVEWFVYENYDARYTDFMLWGRNLEQGSDETLLQKWAASGHDFKFPFTKLRLRFALEGARRKKKSVANFHIENRGTA